attatatttaaccttAGGGGAAATATGTAAAGTTGGTCTTTTAACAAAAGTATTCaacttttgttgagtgttgctactcacaaaattgattccttcttttctatatACATGATCTTTGTTAGTGAGCATTatgtttaaatatttatttttaattttaaaattttctaaagtttgttgtaatactacattttctttcttaagtaaatctaattcttcacacttaatgcaaggggttaacaagcatttatcatactcattttttaaatttttaaattcattagaaagagtaGTATAATCCTTTTTTAGcattttatatttttactaacaaatttaaaatcattaaacaataaaaagcatcaagtaattcattgtaaagtaaagaagttttagttgagtcttatacctcatcatcgaaagctaTCAAAGCAAAGTTCACcacctcatctttgttggtttATTCCTCATCTTTAGATGTACTCAATTCATCCCATGTTGTattgaatgctttcttcttatTTTGTAGTCTCTTCTTTttcagttcatttttattcttaaattattattttataaactttttaaattttcttgtaagaagttcaaaatcatcgtcacttgagctttcgctcgagtggtcttcttttattctaagtgtcaaatccttcctgttctttgaaagattgTTCTCATATTTGTCATGTgttatacaagtcatttcataggtcattaatgaccctatgagttcttcaagagaaaatttGTTCAGGTCCTTTGCTTATTGAATACTAGTTACTTTCAGAtctcaatttttaggaagagatcgtaAAATGTTATTAACAAGTTTGAGGTTAGAaagacttttaccaagtgcttttaaaccattagcgacatccgtaaaatgggtgtatatgtctccaatggttttgcttggatccattcaaaacaattcaaaactatgtatcaaaagattaattttaaaatctttaactctacttgtgccttcatgtgtgattttgaatgtgtgccaaatatcacgtatagtttcacatatagaaatacgattaaattcatttttgtccaaaacacaaaacaaagcattcattgttttagtattcaaagaaaaagtcttcttttccaaatcattctattcgttcattggtttagaagacttttgaaaaccattttcaatagtatttcataaattgaaattcatagaaagcaagaaaactctcatttgtgtTTTCCAGTACgcatagttcatcccattgaacaaaagaagatgaatgatagagtaaccctcttgaatacagaaaaaaatcatttagtttctcttgggtgttaaaccaattgaaaaaaacttggctttgataccaactattaggactgtTTCGGTACTAAATTGAATTAGAGCTTttggaaaactttcgtcgattcaaAAAAAATCTTGTTCAATGAAAAACCATATAGGAAAGATATTTAACTTAAAAATTTTCATAAGCGTAGTAAGTAAATTAGTAgtgagtaagtaaatcagtttgtaatgaaATGAAACAGAAATtgtaaatcgatttatagtggttcgatcatcgtgacctacatccactcgcaattcctcttcacttgaggtcaccagcttccactaccgatcttctttccaatagacaaagatcaattacccttacaactctttctccttttcacaagctcaagagagaactttacaccccttttttataaggtatccctcaaacacctcccttaggacaacCTCTAAACTCAAGGAGGAGGGACTCAACTTTTTCATAAAGTTTTAATACTCTAAACCCTAAgtttttattctcttttcttcttatgTTAAGCAAAAAAtattaggatatttatagaccctaaatggctttaaaaatggagccaaaaagtatctcctcCTGGGTTTCCGGAATACTAGGATATCATTGCCATTACTAGGAGGTACCATCGTTTGCCAGATCgacaactagcggtaccatcgcttgtcagtctaacactgggtagtaccaccgcctaatctaacactgacactgggtggtaccactgtcttATAGTCTGAAAAAGTATGTTTTtaacttttccaactcataggcggtttcaccgccagtttgacggtgccatcgcttgacccaacttatgggtcactaaatgagccttcCAATGAGTTCAAATCAGTCCCAATTTAggtccaattggccccaaatTGAGTTAACATAATTACATCAAAAACTAACTCATTTAaccctctaaactacttcgatctagacaaatgattataaagcatgaatcctttgtctggcatgtcattggttcatccagcttTTATCTATcccttcggtgtatcgtcctctcctttggcatattgTCCAATTGGTATGTTAACCTCTcataacatccgatcttcttggcgtaatgtccaatccttctggtccgatgcccaaactcatggcactaaatccttctgccgacacgtcgaccagtccttcggcccgacgtccaatcttctgatatgttttactCCGGTCTAActtctgattcttcctacttcaatcaatttacctttGCATAAAGATAGTCCTGCCTTACTCAAATgatgattagatcataactttatcaattgatttcgtcataaaaaaaatctgatattcaacaattaCTTCCTTAAGAGTAGGCTATCTTTTTAATATCTTCTATATTGTGTGGTGCACTAAATTCAACAAGGGAGTTGAGTTCTAAGTTGTGCTAACACTTATTGTTGATCGAGGTGCATTAGGGAGTTTGTCATTGTGCACTTGAGTGGGTGTGACCATGATATGAGTTTTGGAAGTAAAGTAGTGTGTTTAGAGTGACGCTGCCTTTGTCCTATGAGTGCTCAGTCTATACCTCAGACCTAATTTTTGATAGTATAAGGTTCGAATGCAAATAAATATGACTCTTTTACAAGCAACAGAACAAACAAGTGGTAGAGTTTTAGTAGCAAGTGAGTTTATGTTCAGATATGTTATTGTGCATTTTCTTTAATCAATTATTGAATATATGCATTAAATTCTTAAACTTAAAGAAAAGAAGCTCGTAAAGAAATAGCGTAGATTATATTTTGTTTAATGTTATTCTATTCTATAAAGAGTCAGGAGAGCACTAAACAACGCAAATAAGCAGTCAATAGCTAGGTTCATTTATTCAATCATATGCAACAAGCAAACAAACGATTTTGTTACTTAAATTACATAATAGGTACATGTCATACATACAAGCAAGGGCTTCTAGAACTCCACAAGATGACAACACTCGATGAAACTCCACTCTTTCGACCACAACTAACTCAGTTAAGACTTAAGAAGGCTTCTCGAACATCGTGTAATACCTCTTTAAGTATTCTTCATAGAGAAAGACTCATTGATACTGATTGACTTAATCGCTTCTTCTGTCACAGACAATACTGATTGACTTAATGCTTACAACTGACTTTCTACTTGTActgttttgttttctttaattatttatatcGGCACAAGCTGCATCTTGTttactaaataatttatattagttGAATGCTAGATGAAATTCTGAAGTAATAGGAGTTTCGGGGTGCTAACATGAGTTGAGTTCAAAAAGGCATTGTGCGATAGATTAGTGGTGTTCCAGTTTCGGTGTGCCTCAATACAATTCAACAAATGAATAAAGGCAACAAGAAAGGCAACAAGCATACAAGAAAGGCAACAAGCAATGTTGTGAGCTTACGTGTGTTTATTGGTGCAAGACTAAGGGCGTTTGTGAGCTTTGAAGCAATGTTGTGTTGTTATGTTGTTCTATTATAGGTGCAGcactatcttctattcttttgtgCTAAGTTCTTTTCTGAAGCACTAAGGACTTCATTCGAGTTGTAGAAGCAACAAGCAAACAAGTGGAGAAGTAATAGTGCAAGAGTATGCAAGGAAATAAGCAAACAAACAAGTAATAAGTGAGTTGAGAGAACAAGCCATTATGCTAACACTTTTGGAGTTTCACAGTAAGTTGGAGTGTTTTTACTAACTTGTACGATATTAGGTGCATTTACTCAATTCTTTAATGAATGGTTTACTGAGTACTCACCCAACAAACTATGgctgaaaagaaaagaacaagaaaacaagcaATTGCGCACTCCTCCAACCTGCGAGCTACAACGAGGCCATTCACTTACCACAACAAAAGAATCTCTTTCTACGATAACACAAGCAAGCACCGCTAACGCTTAATGGAGCAGGGTGGGTGCGAAAGAAAAAACACTCGCTAATGCACAACGTTCTATTGCTTGTTGATTTTTGATGTTTTCAATCTGAAGTTTGTTCAGAGGAAAAGATGTGTTGTTTTTGGCTCAAACAAAAAGACAGCAACCAAATCTCACAGCTACTTAAATCACTACAAGTAAGCTATACTATTTATTTCATGTAAAGGACAATCATCAACCCAAACTAAACCAGCCATGAACCAATCTCTAAACCAGATCAAACCCATCTAAACCGATGGTCTATAGCCTATGGTTTGAGCGGGAATAAAAATGAGACCAGTACAAGCGTAATATAGTAGAGTGAGATAAAAACGAGGCTCTCTACGGGTGTTCACACCGATTCgtatgaactttttttttttttctaaatcgtTTTGAGTAAAGGTAATTTGAACCAAAATCGATTAACTGATtaatcaaattataattttaagtaatttaaaatatatatatcatttttaaatgaATCGATTCGGTTCAATTGAACTGAACTGGAATTATGATCCAATTGATCTGACACAATAAGACTTGTAAAATTGAGCCTAGCGTCGTCGTATGTAAATGAGTCTTTGGGCAGATTTAAGAGCTTAGGATACTAAACTCAATTGGactgatatttttaaattaaaatcaattcGATTTAATTTGAATTGGTTAATCGAACTAAAGAAAAAGACTCTCGACCATTTGTGAACTAAATAAGTGAATAAAAGGATTACTCTGCCGAAAATACTGATCTCAACTTCTTTGCATTGTTGCCTTATTGCCCAACACCGAGAAAGAAGCCTTCTTCAGCACGTTACGTTGCCTTATTGGCGGAGCGATGCGAGTGTTAAATCTTGGTTAAGGGCTGCAAGCACCAAGTCAAATGCAAGCTCACTAATACTTGCTAACTCTCCTAACACGGAAAACGTACCAACGCGTActagtgattattattattattattattattattattttgttttaattttcttCCTTTATTTATCTGAATCGTGTCCCATATAATGTAATAAACATGACGACGTGGCCCACTAGTGATTACGGGCCGGCCCACATGTCACCCATAGGGTATCATCGCATGAACCCTGGAGACGCTGAATTCCGTCCGACGCCTCTCTTGCGATTCCCATGGCGTCTACCTGCTTCCGTTCCCTAACACGCGCCTCCAGATCCTTCGTTACCAAACCCAGAGTCACCACGcggtctccctcctcctccttcgtgGTCTCCGACGCTGGTGCCACCGCGCTTCCGTCATCCGCCTCGGCGCGTCCTCCTCCGGCTCGCCGCTTCCCATCGTTCTCCAGGTCTGCCCACTTGCAACTTAGATTTATATGATATCGGATCTGCTTCCTGCGAAAGTTTTTTGTTTCCTCCTCCTTTTGTGGCGCTCAAATCGGCCCTTTGGTTTGGTTTTGAAGGTCTCTTGCGGAATTGCGATGTTGCAGCGGATCTCTGTTCCCGCTCCACAGTGCCGTGGCGGCAGCGAGGTTGACTTCTTGCTTGAGCTCGACATCTCGGAGCTGTCGTTCTCTTTCACAGGGTACCGTCTGCTGCACGTACCCCGGGGTTTAAAGGTTCTCCTTTTCCCGTCTTAGCTTGACGTTCTTTTGGTAGCTGAGA
This genomic stretch from Musa acuminata AAA Group cultivar baxijiao chromosome BXJ3-9, Cavendish_Baxijiao_AAA, whole genome shotgun sequence harbors:
- the LOC135582843 gene encoding protein NONRESPONDING TO OXYLIPINS 2, mitochondrial-like; translated protein: MASTCFRSLTRASRSFVTKPRVTTRSPSSSFVVSDAGATALPSSASARPPPARRFPSFSRSLAELRCCSGSLFPLHSAVAAARLTSCLSSTSRSCRSLSQGT